GCACATCCCCTAACTTCAACAGGCACGCGAAACCATCCAGGATGAACTTCACATCGAAGTCCTCCCTGGAACGGAGATCATGACAGACGTTGGCAAAGAACACTACGTCCGAGCCAAAGAGTCCGATCAAGTCCTCGTCCCCCAACCATCTCAGGATCCTCACGATCCCCTCAACTGGTCGCCCTTTTGGAAGTTCTCTGCCATCTTTTGCGTTTCGACCATGACGTTCACGCAGGGTTTTGCGCCGCTTGCTCTTGCGCCTATGTTTCCGGATTTGATTCGTGCTTATAATAGTACCCTTGAGGATGTCATTCAGTTCACGGGTGTTActatcttgatcttgggatTTAGTAACTTTTTCTGGTAAGCACGGAGTACTGAGGAATGAGTATTTGTGGCTTACAGTTATAGGGCACCCATCTCTACCTCTTTCGGCCGTCGACCTGTCTATATCGCTTCGCAGGTGATCTGCCTCGCATGCCACATCATTCGCGCTAAGGCATCCACCTACGGGATCTTCATGGGAGCCTGTGTGTAGGTTAGACTCTACAAATCTCCCAATACCTTGACTAACATTTGCAGTCTGAACGGAATAGGAGCCGGACCCTCAGAGATTCTCCAACCCGCCGTCATCGCcgatatcttcttcctccacgATCGCGGAACATGGAACGCATTATACTGGGTTGTGTATATGGGCTCACTGATGATCGCCCCAATCATCGCTGGGCCCATGGCAGATCGCACGGGATGGCAGAACTTCTGGTGGCTCAACGTCGCTGTCACTGCACTGTCTATCGTGCTTGGCATCTTTGGCTTTCCTGAGACGAAGTGGACACGTATCGACTCGATTGAGGCTGAGCGTGGAGTTAATGAGATTGTTGATACAACTCAAGACAAGCCTTCGCACTCCCATgccgatgctgagaagactgTTGGTACACCCCAAGCCCAGGGTGAGCCAGCCGCGGACGCGCATTTGGGCAAAGGAACTCCCTCAAAGTTACAGTGGCGCTTGTTCCAGCCCAACTCAGCACCTCTTCAGAACATCCTTCTCGATATCTGGACCCCATGGAGACTCTTTGTCTATCCCATTGTACTCTTTGCTTCCTTCGTGGTCAGCTGGAGTTGCAGTAACTTCCTGATTCTGAACCTCACGCAATCGCAAGTATTTGCAGCTCCGCCATACAACATGAGCTCCCAGTCCATCGGTTAGCTTTCCAAATTACTCAAGTAGAGCTCAAGTACTAACGTGTCCAGGCTTCCTCAATTtctccatcctcgtcggTGCTTTGATCGGACTCGTCACGGCTGGACCCTTCAGCGATTGGGTCTCTGCAAAAGCAACCACGAGAAATGGTGGTATTCGAGAACCGGAAATGCGACTCCCTGCAATGATTCCctatatcatcatcatgatcttCGGTAATGTGATCACCTCGATCGGATACGAAAGGCACTGGCCATGGCCCGTCATTGCCGTCCTCGGCTACTCATCTGCTGGCATTCAGGTCGCTGCCCTCCCAAGTATCGCAAGTACCTATGCAG
This genomic stretch from Fusarium fujikuroi IMI 58289 draft genome, chromosome FFUJ_chr09 harbors:
- a CDS encoding related to HOL1, putative substrate-H+ antiporter; its protein translation is MPTQEARETIQDELHIEVLPGTEIMTDVGKEHYVRAKESDQVLVPQPSQDPHDPLNWSPFWKFSAIFCVSTMTFTQGFAPLALAPMFPDLIRAYNSTLEDVIQFTGVTILILGFSNFFWAPISTSFGRRPVYIASQVICLACHIIRAKASTYGIFMGACVLNGIGAGPSEILQPAVIADIFFLHDRGTWNALYWVVYMGSLMIAPIIAGPMADRTGWQNFWWLNVAVTALSIVLGIFGFPETKWTRIDSIEAERGVNEIVDTTQDKPSHSHADAEKTVGTPQAQGEPAADAHLGKGTPSKLQWRLFQPNSAPLQNILLDIWTPWRLFVYPIVLFASFVVSWSCSNFLILNLTQSQVFAAPPYNMSSQSIGFLNFSILVGALIGLVTAGPFSDWVSAKATTRNGGIREPEMRLPAMIPYIIIMIFGNVITSIGYERHWPWPVIAVLGYSSAGIQVAALPSIASTYAVDCYKPVTGSLFVAITVNKSLWGYGMGKFVTPWTIKSGFIPVFMTNMGLTVLWCGLGAVFYFYGKTFRRWTKDSNVHGF